The following coding sequences lie in one Methylotuvimicrobium alcaliphilum 20Z genomic window:
- a CDS encoding 16S rRNA (uracil(1498)-N(3))-methyltransferase, which produces MRVSRLYVQEDLGKSRTVELDDDAAHYVRTVLRLKKDSGLIVFDGKGGEYTAVVVEASKKRVALDLGQWRDRTVESILTINLGLAISRGDKMDWGVQKAVELGVNRITPLVTERCVVQLKAEKQQQRLMHWQKIVQHAAEQCGRTVLPALSSIDDLNDWVDKQAGLRIFLDPYAETSLSQLKPLNDRVTLLSGPEGGFAEHERDMAKAAGFIAVRLGARVLRTETAALASIASLQMLWGDFGGSTQS; this is translated from the coding sequence ATGAGAGTTTCCCGTTTGTATGTGCAAGAAGACCTTGGTAAAAGTCGAACCGTAGAGCTTGACGACGATGCGGCTCATTATGTCAGAACGGTTTTACGACTAAAAAAAGATTCGGGACTTATCGTTTTCGATGGCAAGGGCGGCGAATATACAGCGGTTGTTGTAGAAGCGAGCAAAAAAAGAGTTGCCTTGGATCTGGGTCAATGGCGCGATCGGACGGTTGAATCTATTTTGACGATTAATCTAGGTCTTGCGATATCGCGAGGCGATAAGATGGATTGGGGCGTACAGAAAGCCGTAGAACTAGGCGTTAACAGGATCACTCCGTTGGTAACCGAGCGTTGTGTCGTGCAATTGAAAGCTGAAAAGCAACAGCAACGGTTGATGCATTGGCAAAAAATTGTGCAGCATGCGGCCGAACAATGCGGTAGAACCGTTTTACCGGCATTGAGTTCGATTGATGATTTGAACGATTGGGTCGATAAACAAGCAGGTTTGAGAATTTTCTTGGATCCTTATGCCGAAACGAGCTTGTCTCAGCTTAAGCCGTTAAATGATCGGGTTACCTTGTTATCCGGTCCGGAAGGCGGGTTTGCCGAACATGAGCGGGATATGGCCAAAGCTGCGGGTTTTATAGCGGTTCGTCTAGGTGCCAGAGTCTTGCGTACCGAAACGGCTGCGTTGGCCTCGATCGCCTCTCTACAGATGCTGTGGGGCGATTTCGGAGGTAGCACACAATCATGA
- the metF gene encoding methylenetetrahydrofolate reductase [NAD(P)H] — MQTQQKYPKLFSFEFYPPKTEAGEESLQAVHKKLSRLNPDFFSVTFGAGGSTRDKTFDTVVKIQERGVAAAPHLSCVASTHENIREILHGYRSNGIKKIVALRGDLPSGMMSAGQFRYANELVDFIRSETGDYFQIHVAAYPETHPQARSAAEDLKNFKRKVDAGANAAITQYFYNAESYFYFVDACEKMGIDIPIVPGIMPITNYSQLFRFSDMCGADIPRWLRKKLEGFGDDREQIIAFGCDVVTRLCQQLLDNGAPGLHFYTMNQSAPTLAIWNNLNLSD, encoded by the coding sequence ATGCAAACACAACAAAAATATCCCAAGCTGTTCAGTTTCGAATTTTATCCGCCCAAGACCGAAGCCGGCGAGGAAAGTTTGCAGGCGGTACATAAAAAATTGAGCCGATTGAATCCCGATTTCTTTTCGGTGACTTTCGGCGCCGGCGGGTCGACGCGGGATAAGACCTTCGATACGGTTGTCAAAATTCAAGAACGCGGCGTTGCTGCGGCGCCTCATCTGTCTTGCGTTGCATCGACGCATGAAAATATCAGAGAGATTTTGCACGGTTATCGTTCGAACGGGATAAAAAAAATCGTCGCGTTGAGAGGCGATTTGCCGTCCGGGATGATGTCGGCCGGGCAATTTCGTTATGCCAATGAATTGGTCGACTTTATTCGTAGCGAAACCGGCGATTATTTTCAGATTCATGTCGCAGCATACCCCGAGACCCATCCTCAGGCGCGAAGTGCTGCCGAAGATTTAAAGAATTTCAAACGCAAAGTCGATGCCGGTGCGAATGCTGCGATTACGCAGTATTTTTATAACGCCGAGTCTTATTTTTATTTTGTCGATGCCTGCGAAAAAATGGGTATCGATATTCCGATTGTTCCCGGCATCATGCCGATTACTAATTATTCGCAATTATTCCGTTTTTCCGATATGTGCGGCGCGGACATTCCACGCTGGTTGAGGAAAAAACTGGAAGGCTTTGGCGACGATAGGGAGCAAATCATCGCGTTCGGTTGCGATGTCGTAACCCGTTTATGTCAACAATTGTTGGATAATGGCGCCCCGGGATTGCATTTTTATACGATGAATCAATCCGCGCCAACGTTGGCGATTTGGAATAATTTGAATTTATCGGATTAA